One region of Thunnus thynnus chromosome 14, fThuThy2.1, whole genome shotgun sequence genomic DNA includes:
- the dact2 gene encoding dapper homolog 2: MLSRKGSCAGMMSAAAGADRSRVGERLQAALAGLQELHLLRDRQSDMVSWALKVDREEPVTSVHAGPEGPRMMGAEEQRLEATLTALKQQLSRLRKQDVGLKTHLQQLDQQISELKLDVSKASTEQLESDSRPSSGFYELSDGGSCSLSNSCTSVYSECLSSSQTSLLLPPMSPANSHISPPLQVDVCRRRSADESTTQPNPPRATGLHLGSSRIRASTSATEQARPRPVSTGDLDRMMAQGPSYYKSVDSKKPSMCPNPKTSTVDPKFQSNLVSRSGTEVYQYPSPLHAVALQSPIFFHGAEPDTPGLLEGHGPSVNGSDTLRRAQMGYDTKTLGYIDKLLQRSLSKIQNEMGTETLQTHNDYHRKPTEVVPVFPEVSQKEVSQLQPLPAQTTNIIQLDNDQKRHCMTYFSQDTADNTNHKQSVRALEVSYRCSYPTAMREYSSDEVTTSSLKRNDKTQGEYGSIARSHSEKRCGDNPETRPLERKGHRQRPAMAHSSSTEESQSFEVHTGHTASPEFVHAKFVPAGSQRVKVRQADRKTKAVKLRRKSSEKPRAMRQQHGYSSGERTRESSGSKGEPRRSGKGKVIQKFTTHHTEERRQGSGSDSSHCGLGLMHTHKVYPKPHPIPAVTKSSKSRRLQCVEYEQPVEQRRRKQGAAKWPSNVEMFQASYAQNQRSKEPHAQAPGSMQIVRSMSAKPGQWVGPPRPFQTSMSSNSFLHSLNARYPPAPFHVSAHYPPRCESEYSAECASLFHSTIVESSEGEMSDNTTNRFGDSESSQSFQSFSDSDSSLSLDEGDQVDSHEEEGSLVWAEAALGPTAAGRPLQQLPRPEPSACRIKASRALKKKIRRFQPASLKVMTLV, encoded by the exons ATGCTGAGCAGGAAGGGTTCTTGTGCGGGGATGATGAGCGCCGCAGCCGGAGCGGACCGCAGCAGGGTCGGGGAGAGGCTGCAGGCTGCTCTGGCCGGGCTGCAGGAGCTGCATCTGCTGAGGGACAGGCAGAGCGACATGGTGAGCTGGGCACTGAAGGTGGACCGAGAGGAGCCAGTGACTTCTGTCCACGCAGGTCCGGAGGGTCCCAGGATGATGGGGGCCGAGGAACAGCGGCTGGAGGCGACTCTTACAGCCCTGAAGCAACAGCTG TCTCGTCTTCGGAAGCAGGATGTAGGCCTGAAGACTCACTTGCAGCAGCTGGACCAACAGATCAGTGAGCTGAAGCTGGATGTGAGCAAGGCCTCCACAGAGCAGCTGGAGAGTGACAGCAGGCCAAGTTCAG GTTTCTATGAGCTTAGTGATGGCGGCTCTTGCTCGCTGTCCAACTCGTGCACCTCAGTGTACAGCGAGTGCCTGTCATCCTCCCAGACAAGCCTTCTCCTCCCGCCCATGAGTCCTGCTAATTCTCACATTAGCCCTCCATTACAAGTTGATGTTTGCCGCCGGCGTTCAGCTGATGAGAGCACTACCCAGCCCAACCCTCCACGTGCCACAGGCCTCCATCTGGGCAGCAGCAGGATCCGAGCAAGCACTAGTGCCACCGAACAGGCACGACCAAGACCTGTGTCAACAG GTGATCTCGATAGGATGATGGCCCAAGGACCGAGCTACTACAAATCAGTGGATTCAAAGAAACCCTCAATGTGCCCAAATCCGAAAACCTCCACAGTGGACCCCAAGTTCCAGAGCAACCTGGTGTCCCGCAGTGGGACGGAAGTGTATCAATACCCGAGCCCCCTGCATGCTGTGGCTCTCCAGAGCCCCATCTTTTTCCACGGGGCCGAACCAGACACACCTGGACTTCTAGAGGGGCACGGACCCTCGGTGAATGGATCTGACACCCTCCGAAGGGCACAAATGGGTTATGACACCAAGACCCTTGGTTACATTGACAAGCTCCTCCAGCGCAGCTTGAGCAAAATCCAGAATGAAATGGGCACAGAGactctgcagacacacaacGACTATCACAGGAAGCCCACTGAGGTTGTACCTGTATTTCCTGAAGTGTCTCAGAAAGAGGTGTCTCAGCTGCAGCCTCTTCCGGCCCAGACCACAAACATCATACAACTAGATAATGACCAGAAGAGGCACTGTATGACATACTTCAGTCAAGACACAGCTGAtaacacaaaccacaaacagtCAGTGAGAGCTCTGGAGGTTTCATACCGGTGCTCCTATCCTactgccatgagggagtacagCTCTGATGAGGTCACTACTTCATCCTTGAagagaaatgacaaaacacaggGAGAATATGGTAGCATAGCGAGAAGCCATTCAGAGAAGAGATGTGGGGATAATCCGGAAACAAGGCCACTAGAGAGGAAGGGCCACAGGCAGAGACCAGCCATGGCTCACAGCTCCAGCACAGAGGAGAGTCAAAGCTTTGAGGTTCACACTGGTCACACAGCTTCCCCTGAGTTTGTCCATGCCAAATTTGTCCCTGCTGGTTCTCAGAGGGTCAAGGTGAGACAGGCAGACCGtaaaaccaaagctgtaaaACTCAGGAGAAAAAGCAGTGAGAAACCCCGAGCAATGAGGCAGCAACATGGCTACTCCTCCGGTGAAAGGACCAGAGAGAGCAGTGGATCCAAGGGAGAACCGAGAAGATCAGGTAAAGGAAAGGTGATCCAGAAGTTTACCACCCATCACACAGAGGAGCGCAGACAGGGCTCAGGCTCAGACTCAAGCCATTGTGGCCTGGGACTGATGCACACCCACAAAGTCTATCCTAAGCCGCATCCTATCCCTGCTGTTACCAAGTCCAGCAAAAGCCGCAGACTGCAATGTGTGGAGTACGAGCAGCCTgtagagcagaggaggaggaaacaaggGGCTGCCAAGTGGCCATCCAATGTGGAGATGTTCCAGGCCTCGTATGCTCAGAATCAGAGGTCAAAAGAGCCCCATGCTCAGGCACCAGGGAGCATGCAGATTGTCCGCAGCATGAGTGCCAAGCCAGGCCAGTGGGTAGGACCTCCTCGCCCCTTCCAAACCTCCATGTCCTCTAACTCTTTCCTCCACAGTCTCAATGCCAGATATCCTCCAGCACCCTTCCATGTGTCGGCCCACTACCCACCCAGATGTGAGTCTGAGTACTCAGCTGAATGTGCCTCACTCTTTCACTCCACCATTGTTGAAAGCAGCGAGGGGGAGATGAGCGACAACACCACCAACCGCTTTGGAGATAGCGAGTCCAGCCAGAGCTTCCAGTCCTTCTCGGACTCCGACAGCAGCCTGTCCCTGGACGAGGGGGACCAGGTGGACAGCCACGAGGAGGAGGGAAGTCTAGTGTGGGCTGAGGCTGCACTTGGGCCCACTGCCGCCGGACGGCCCCTCCAGCAGCTCCCACGCCCCGAGCCCTCAGCCTGTCGCATCAAAGCCTCCCGAGCCCTGAAGAAGAAGATTCGCCGGTTTCAGCCTGCCTCCCTGAAGGTCATGACCCTGGTCTAG